GGTGACCGATGCATCACGTGTTTTGGATAAGATTAGAGAAATGATTTCGCGTATTGAATTAGAGTCCGAGACGGGACAAAAGTTTAATGTCTCTTTCAGTGGAGGAGTCGCTGGTGGGGATATTACTCAAATTGAAAACCCAGTAGAACTTCTGAGAACTGCCGATAAACTTTTATATGAAGCAAAGTCTTCTGGTCGAAATCGGATCGTAAGCTAAAATACTAAATTGGATATCAGTCATTCTTTTTACCAACTAACACCAGATACTATACTTGATGCCCTGGAGTCATTAGGTTATGAAACTACGGGTCGATTCTATCCATTGAATAGTGTCGAAAATCGTGTATACGATATAGAAACATCAAATTCAGGAAGAATCGTTGTTAAGTTCTATCGTCCAGGGAAATGGACTTATGATGAAATCTTGGAAGAACACAAGTTTTTAGAAGAACTATCATTGGAAGAAATTCCGGTTCTCACACCGATTCTTATTAAGGGAAAAAGTTTATTTGAATGGTCTGGAATCTATTTTGCGATTTGGCCACTTAGAAATGGTAGGATTGTAGAAGAGATCGGTGGAAGAGATTTAGAGAGAGTTGGTGCCTTGTTGGGAAGGATCCATGCTGTAGGGAAAAAAACAGATTCGATCCATCGACCAACTCTGGACATCCCATCTTATGGACTGAAATCATTAAACTTCCTATTAGAAAAAAAACTGATACCAAACAAAGCTTTGCAAGAACGTTATCAAACCACAGCTCTTAGGTCTTTTGAAATTTTCGAATCCTTAGTAAAAGAATACCAAATTCCATTCCAAAGAATTCATGGAGATTGCCACAAAGGGAACTTACTTGTTTCGCCAGATGGTTATAGTATTTTAGATTTTGATGACTTTTTAGTAGGCC
This genomic interval from Leptospira sp. WS4.C2 contains the following:
- a CDS encoding serine/threonine protein kinase → MDISHSFYQLTPDTILDALESLGYETTGRFYPLNSVENRVYDIETSNSGRIVVKFYRPGKWTYDEILEEHKFLEELSLEEIPVLTPILIKGKSLFEWSGIYFAIWPLRNGRIVEEIGGRDLERVGALLGRIHAVGKKTDSIHRPTLDIPSYGLKSLNFLLEKKLIPNKALQERYQTTALRSFEIFESLVKEYQIPFQRIHGDCHKGNLLVSPDGYSILDFDDFLVGPIVQDFWMLLPLGEADRKNDLFQFLQGYTMFAEFDENWLQLVEPLRIIRYIHYAAWIAKRWEDPSFPLLFPHFGTEEYWLKETLDLESAKKDLEEQSNENKTDLTDTEPEMTNKDFFWDWEN